A stretch of the Aneurinibacillus migulanus genome encodes the following:
- a CDS encoding C40 family peptidase — translation MRKHIKAITAGFMAAGILLGGMAVPGSASAASVSAASVSAKAGSSVNIKNESQVINNIIKTGKSLMGKAKYNHKYTAGKYMDCSGFTYYIFQKNGINLHTRWDDGQAKYGSYVPKSQLKKGDLVFFSTNKNKKGVTHVGVYLGGGKLLDMANSKRNVAISDLNWSWYKKYYKTAKRIIR, via the coding sequence GTGAGAAAACACATCAAAGCAATTACAGCAGGATTCATGGCAGCAGGTATCTTACTCGGAGGTATGGCCGTTCCGGGAAGCGCTTCCGCCGCAAGCGTTTCCGCCGCAAGCGTTTCCGCGAAGGCTGGCAGCAGCGTGAACATCAAGAATGAAAGCCAAGTCATTAACAACATCATCAAAACCGGTAAAAGTCTGATGGGCAAAGCAAAATACAACCATAAGTATACGGCGGGAAAATATATGGATTGCTCTGGTTTTACCTACTATATCTTTCAGAAGAACGGAATCAATCTACATACACGTTGGGATGATGGACAAGCCAAATATGGCTCTTATGTTCCGAAAAGTCAGTTAAAGAAAGGTGACCTTGTTTTTTTCAGCACGAATAAGAATAAAAAAGGGGTTACCCATGTAGGCGTATATCTTGGAGGCGGTAAGCTGCTTGATATGGCAAATTCGAAAAGGAACGTAGCTATTAGTGACCTCAATTGGTCCTGGTACAAAAAATACTATAAAACAGCAAAAAGAATCATTCGATAA
- a CDS encoding alpha/beta fold hydrolase yields the protein MSEKINKINGIDICTESFGNPTHPAVLLIMGAMCSMVYWDEEFCQRLADTGRYVIRYDNRDVGRSITYEPGNSQYTVVDMADDAVGVLDAYGIDQAHIVGMSLGGMIAQIVALRHPKKVLTITLIASGIFGSDDNNRDLPPMDEKILAYHANGATLNWSDEESVANYLVAGSRLLCGSKHTFDEKRVYKQVTKEIKRANNLLSMFNHALLKGDDFYEGKLKGINVPALVIHGTEDTVLPYEHGLALANEIPNASMLTLEGTGHEVHFDDWDTIINAISNHTSAV from the coding sequence ATGAGTGAAAAGATAAATAAAATTAATGGAATTGATATATGCACAGAGAGTTTCGGTAATCCAACCCATCCGGCGGTCTTACTGATTATGGGAGCTATGTGTTCGATGGTTTATTGGGATGAAGAGTTCTGTCAACGATTAGCCGACACGGGACGATATGTTATTCGATATGATAACCGCGATGTCGGACGTTCCATTACCTATGAGCCGGGGAATTCTCAATATACCGTAGTAGACATGGCTGATGATGCTGTTGGGGTACTTGATGCATACGGTATTGACCAAGCACACATTGTCGGTATGTCATTGGGCGGTATGATTGCTCAAATTGTAGCATTAAGGCACCCTAAAAAAGTTCTAACCATAACTTTGATAGCGTCAGGTATTTTCGGGTCTGATGACAACAACCGGGATTTGCCTCCGATGGATGAGAAGATACTCGCTTACCATGCCAATGGAGCTACACTGAATTGGTCAGATGAAGAATCGGTTGCAAATTACTTGGTTGCAGGGTCACGTTTGCTCTGTGGTTCAAAGCATACATTCGATGAGAAGAGAGTTTATAAGCAGGTAACCAAAGAAATAAAACGAGCTAACAATCTACTCAGTATGTTTAATCATGCACTTCTTAAAGGCGATGATTTCTATGAAGGAAAGTTAAAAGGAATCAATGTACCTGCTTTGGTTATCCATGGCACAGAAGATACGGTGCTTCCATATGAGCATGGTCTAGCTCTGGCTAATGAAATTCCCAATGCATCGATGCTAACCCTCGAAGGAACGGGTCACGAAGTTCACTTTGACGATTGGGATACTATAATTAATGCTATCTCGAACCATACTTCAGCCGTGTAA
- a CDS encoding aspartyl-phosphate phosphatase Spo0E family protein, with product MEELLRKIEELRRQMLQTAEERSLADPEVCRISQRLDHYINEYLKAVRTI from the coding sequence ATGGAAGAACTCCTTAGAAAGATTGAAGAATTACGCCGACAAATGCTTCAAACAGCGGAAGAGAGAAGTCTGGCGGACCCCGAAGTATGCAGAATCAGCCAGCGACTTGATCACTATATCAACGAATACCTTAAAGCGGTTCGGACTATTTGA
- a CDS encoding rhodanese-like domain-containing protein has product MMNKHSIAADEFAAKYKNGDLDDAYIMDVREEYEWEAGHLDKAHLVPMNTVPEKLDALDKTKTMYIICAHGVRSWHVTQYLLGNGFEQVVNVEGGMAEIEHHLA; this is encoded by the coding sequence ATGATGAATAAACATAGCATTGCGGCAGATGAATTTGCAGCCAAGTATAAAAACGGTGATCTTGATGATGCATACATTATGGACGTACGTGAGGAATATGAGTGGGAAGCAGGTCACCTGGATAAAGCGCACCTTGTGCCAATGAACACAGTGCCCGAGAAGCTGGATGCTCTGGATAAAACGAAAACGATGTATATTATTTGTGCGCACGGTGTCCGGAGCTGGCATGTTACTCAATATTTGTTAGGTAACGGGTTTGAACAGGTAGTGAATGTCGAGGGTGGAATGGCGGAGATTGAACACCATTTAGCGTAG
- a CDS encoding sodium-dependent transporter: MSQQAQWTSRLGFILAAAGSAIGLGAIWKFPYMTGTGGGGAFFVLFLLFTVLVGMPLLLAEFLIGRSTQKEAVSAYKVLVPGSAWPWIGRLGVLTCFLVLSFYSVVGGWILLYLFRGVTGQLWTGNVAYDRLFGEIIASPYQAVVAQLLFLLCTIYVVARGVQQGIEKANKYMMPALFLLFIALIVRSLTLEGAWAGVTFFLKPDFSKLTSEVVLYAMGQSFFSLTVGASVMVTYSSYLSRKESLTRSATSIVSLTVLISFLAGLAIFPAVFSLGMEPTEGPGLLFIVLPSVFAQIPFGHLFFIIFLVLFLFATLTSAFSMLEIIVAAWTAGKPDRRKRAAIWGGMLVFLVGVPSALSFGLLSNVTWLGKTAFDLADYAVSNVLLPLGALLIAIFAPWKMRKETLLHELSVGTKYGKYWFAAWFFFIRYVAPLAIIIVFLDVTGIL; the protein is encoded by the coding sequence ATGAGTCAGCAAGCACAATGGACCTCAAGGTTGGGGTTTATTCTCGCAGCAGCCGGTTCGGCTATCGGGCTGGGGGCGATTTGGAAATTTCCATATATGACGGGTACGGGAGGCGGAGGAGCCTTTTTCGTTCTGTTTCTACTGTTTACAGTATTGGTGGGGATGCCGCTTTTACTGGCGGAATTCCTTATCGGACGTAGTACGCAAAAAGAAGCAGTAAGCGCATACAAGGTACTGGTACCGGGGTCGGCGTGGCCATGGATTGGGCGTCTTGGTGTACTTACGTGTTTTCTTGTACTGTCGTTTTACAGTGTAGTAGGTGGCTGGATTCTGCTATATTTGTTTCGGGGAGTTACAGGACAGTTATGGACTGGAAATGTGGCATATGACCGCCTGTTTGGGGAAATTATTGCAAGCCCGTATCAGGCGGTGGTGGCGCAGCTTTTGTTCCTACTATGTACAATATACGTAGTAGCCCGAGGCGTACAGCAAGGGATCGAGAAAGCCAATAAATATATGATGCCGGCTTTATTTTTACTATTTATAGCATTAATCGTTCGCTCCCTGACGCTGGAAGGGGCATGGGCAGGCGTAACGTTTTTTCTGAAACCCGACTTTTCGAAATTAACTTCCGAAGTCGTACTGTATGCGATGGGACAATCGTTTTTCTCGTTGACGGTCGGGGCTTCGGTCATGGTGACATACAGTTCGTATTTGTCACGTAAAGAAAGCCTCACCCGTTCAGCAACCTCCATCGTGAGTCTAACGGTTCTTATTTCATTTCTGGCGGGTCTTGCGATTTTTCCAGCGGTATTTTCGCTCGGAATGGAGCCGACGGAAGGGCCGGGGCTGTTGTTCATTGTATTGCCTTCCGTATTTGCACAGATTCCGTTTGGTCATTTGTTCTTTATTATATTTCTAGTGCTGTTCTTATTTGCTACCCTTACGTCTGCATTCTCCATGCTGGAGATTATTGTGGCGGCATGGACAGCGGGTAAGCCAGACAGGCGGAAGCGTGCCGCAATATGGGGAGGAATGCTGGTATTTCTTGTTGGTGTGCCGTCTGCGCTGTCATTCGGTTTACTAAGCAATGTAACATGGCTTGGCAAAACGGCGTTTGACCTGGCGGATTATGCCGTCAGTAATGTATTGCTTCCGCTTGGAGCTTTGCTTATTGCGATTTTTGCACCGTGGAAGATGCGGAAAGAAACTTTGCTACATGAACTAAGCGTAGGCACGAAGTACGGCAAGTATTGGTTTGCAGCCTGGTTTTTCTTTATCCGTTATGTGGCACCACTGGCTATTATTATCGTATTTTTGGATGTAACAGGTATACTATAG
- a CDS encoding thioredoxin family protein, translating to MTEVDSGDIQERCKNADAAFAIYFYTPMCGTCGVAEKMLEVIEATMTALPLYKCNINFAPDLAREWKIESVPCLSLIEGGACSRKVYAMRSVPDLYNVLKPLMKKET from the coding sequence ATGACAGAAGTGGATAGCGGAGACATTCAAGAGCGGTGCAAGAATGCAGATGCGGCGTTTGCTATTTATTTTTATACGCCTATGTGTGGCACATGCGGTGTCGCCGAGAAGATGCTTGAGGTAATTGAGGCTACAATGACCGCGCTTCCGTTGTATAAATGCAATATTAACTTTGCGCCAGATTTAGCCCGGGAGTGGAAAATCGAAAGCGTACCGTGCCTGAGCCTTATAGAAGGAGGGGCATGTAGTCGCAAAGTGTATGCGATGCGTTCGGTTCCTGACTTATATAACGTCTTAAAACCGTTGATGAAGAAAGAAACTTGA
- a CDS encoding molybdenum cofactor guanylyltransferase MobA codes for MKKRSFITVTIMSVSLLAISGAALASQGAEENLSLPKEISEKLKMNVQSNDYTLQSPKTKEFHAKTLALLNIGMNQSDSSNHKIQSTVNDFEHGLRNMLPVYDKDGQEWIYCSYIQSNFIEREISKKYSPKVETSFIIAIENAMNQSRQAGDTVPIILINKELTKGKIAFLRNKGEGEMITKDFDLDKEANEWYVEN; via the coding sequence GTGAAAAAAAGGAGTTTTATTACAGTGACCATTATGTCGGTTTCTTTGTTAGCTATCTCGGGAGCAGCATTAGCCTCTCAAGGAGCAGAAGAAAATTTATCGCTACCAAAAGAAATAAGTGAAAAACTAAAAATGAATGTACAATCTAATGATTACACCCTTCAGTCCCCTAAGACAAAGGAGTTTCACGCTAAAACATTAGCTCTCTTAAATATTGGAATGAACCAAAGCGACTCCAGTAATCATAAAATACAAAGCACTGTAAATGATTTTGAACATGGCTTGAGGAATATGTTACCTGTCTATGATAAAGATGGACAAGAATGGATATATTGTTCGTATATACAAAGCAATTTTATTGAAAGAGAAATTTCTAAAAAGTATTCTCCAAAGGTTGAAACTTCCTTCATTATAGCAATTGAAAATGCTATGAACCAATCTCGACAAGCAGGGGATACTGTTCCAATTATCCTGATTAACAAAGAACTTACCAAAGGAAAAATTGCTTTTCTTCGTAACAAAGGTGAAGGAGAAATGATTACTAAAGATTTTGATTTAGACAAAGAAGCTAACGAATGGTATGTAGAAAATTAA
- a CDS encoding DUF3139 domain-containing protein codes for MAIKHKKGTMNKIKKREIIIFLLVIALISTPFIYIKTTLISLENKVHNYLVMEKGIENSNISSIKGLVGKAPLFAVEVVFTDESDVRYFYREIESGEIIQIGSSLKPKGYRYKHMES; via the coding sequence ATGGCTATAAAACATAAAAAAGGAACAATGAATAAAATAAAAAAAAGAGAGATCATTATTTTTCTTCTTGTCATAGCCCTAATTTCTACCCCTTTCATTTACATTAAAACCACATTAATCAGTTTAGAAAATAAGGTCCACAATTATCTAGTGATGGAAAAAGGGATAGAAAATAGTAATATTTCCAGTATTAAAGGTCTTGTTGGTAAAGCTCCATTATTCGCTGTAGAAGTTGTTTTTACAGATGAATCTGATGTGAGGTATTTTTATAGAGAAATAGAAAGTGGAGAAATAATCCAAATAGGCTCGTCACTTAAACCAAAAGGTTATAGGTACAAACATATGGAAAGTTAA
- the bacA gene encoding undecaprenyl-diphosphate phosphatase, with protein MDQYIIAIILGIVEGLTEFLPVSSTGHLILTGELLGATEEKWKTFEIVIQLGSICAVLLLFWRRILGLLGIGRKRTIGPQLNLLHIFIGILPAGVLGVLLHGFIKEKLFSSFTVLLSLIIGGILIIVAEKMQPRTTAETIDDLSYKQAFGIGLFQCLALWPGFSRSGATIAGGLLLGTSRKAAAEFTFIMAIPVMMGASGLDLIKSWDMLAASDLGFFAVGFITAFIVAALAIVSFLKLVERISLTPFAIYRFLLAIVFYFFILQ; from the coding sequence ATGGACCAATACATAATTGCGATTATTCTCGGTATCGTCGAAGGCTTGACCGAATTCTTGCCGGTATCTTCGACAGGCCATTTGATTCTGACCGGAGAGCTGTTGGGTGCTACTGAAGAAAAGTGGAAGACATTCGAAATCGTTATCCAGCTCGGCTCTATCTGTGCCGTCCTACTCCTGTTCTGGCGACGGATTCTGGGACTTCTAGGTATCGGTAGAAAACGGACGATAGGACCACAGCTCAATCTACTACACATCTTTATCGGTATTCTTCCTGCTGGCGTGTTGGGCGTGCTGTTACACGGCTTTATTAAAGAAAAACTTTTTTCTTCATTTACCGTACTGCTTAGCCTTATTATCGGCGGGATTCTTATCATTGTCGCCGAGAAAATGCAGCCTCGTACCACTGCGGAGACAATAGACGACCTTAGCTATAAACAGGCATTCGGCATTGGTCTGTTTCAGTGCCTGGCGCTATGGCCCGGCTTCTCCCGCTCAGGCGCAACGATTGCCGGGGGGCTTTTGCTTGGGACAAGCCGTAAAGCAGCGGCCGAATTTACATTCATTATGGCGATTCCTGTCATGATGGGAGCCAGCGGACTCGATTTAATTAAGAGTTGGGATATGCTTGCAGCGAGCGACCTGGGCTTCTTCGCCGTCGGTTTTATTACAGCATTTATCGTCGCGGCGCTGGCTATTGTTTCTTTCTTGAAGCTTGTAGAACGGATTAGTCTGACACCGTTCGCTATCTATCGCTTCTTATTGGCGATTGTCTTTTACTTCTTCATTCTTCAATAA
- a CDS encoding DUF1128 domain-containing protein yields MDLSKKTSENIEFMLEGITNKLRMVNVGAIQPSHFDEEKYEDLRDIYDMVMRKDQFSTSELQAIVTELGNLRRG; encoded by the coding sequence ATGGACTTATCGAAGAAAACAAGTGAAAATATCGAGTTTATGCTCGAAGGAATTACAAACAAGCTTCGTATGGTAAACGTTGGAGCGATTCAGCCTTCTCATTTTGACGAAGAAAAATATGAGGATTTACGCGATATTTATGATATGGTTATGCGAAAAGACCAGTTTAGCACAAGCGAACTGCAAGCCATCGTAACCGAACTAGGCAACTTACGCCGCGGCTAA
- a CDS encoding glycine betaine uptake BCCT transporter, producing the protein MVFYISIAVILLFVLWGAFMPENMGSVTNTALAFTVNKFGWFYLLAAFSFLVFALYLALSKYGKIKLGKDDDEPEYSLPTWFAMLFSAGMGIGLVFWGVSEPLSHYLTPPTGTGGTQEAAQLAMRYSFFHWGLQPWAIYAVIALSLAYFQFRKGQRGLISSTFYPLLGERVNGPLGKTIDVLAVIATVFGVATSLGLGVLQINGGLTHLTGMDNTITTQIIIIVVVTVLYLVSATTGLDRGIKILSNTNLVLAAGLLIFVLFLGPTTFIFDTYTSTLGSYLQNLIQMSLRLTPFTDNSWISSWTLFYWAWWISWAPFVGLFIARISKGRTIREFVLAVLFVPTLFSCLWFTVFGGTGLYQVRFEGSNLAQIAQEDVTMPLFLMLETLPLGTILAVLATLLIIVFFVTSADSATFVLGMLSSKGDLHPDAKIKIIWGVLQSAIAVVLLMSGGLNGLQTAAIVTALPFAIILVAMCFSIVKALQQEAKEKRKEEKALRRRLETLLEDD; encoded by the coding sequence TTGGTTTTTTATATTTCAATAGCAGTCATTCTTTTATTTGTTCTATGGGGCGCATTTATGCCGGAAAACATGGGAAGCGTAACGAATACAGCACTTGCATTTACGGTTAACAAGTTCGGCTGGTTTTATTTGCTGGCTGCCTTTAGCTTCTTGGTGTTTGCACTTTATTTGGCATTGAGCAAGTATGGAAAAATTAAGCTGGGTAAAGACGATGATGAGCCGGAATATTCATTGCCAACCTGGTTTGCAATGCTCTTTAGCGCAGGGATGGGAATCGGTCTCGTATTCTGGGGCGTATCTGAACCATTGAGCCATTATTTAACGCCTCCAACTGGTACAGGAGGTACGCAGGAAGCTGCACAACTGGCCATGCGTTATTCCTTCTTCCATTGGGGATTACAGCCGTGGGCTATTTATGCGGTCATTGCGCTTTCGCTGGCTTATTTCCAGTTTCGTAAAGGACAGCGTGGTCTTATTAGCTCTACATTCTATCCGTTGCTCGGAGAACGGGTGAATGGCCCGCTTGGCAAGACGATTGACGTTCTTGCTGTAATCGCTACCGTATTTGGTGTAGCAACCTCGCTTGGCCTTGGTGTATTGCAAATTAACGGAGGACTTACTCATTTAACGGGAATGGACAATACTATTACCACTCAGATTATTATCATCGTTGTGGTGACCGTATTGTACCTCGTATCCGCGACCACAGGATTGGACCGGGGTATAAAAATTTTAAGTAATACCAATCTTGTGTTGGCGGCTGGGCTCTTGATCTTCGTGTTGTTTCTCGGGCCTACGACTTTTATCTTTGATACGTATACGTCGACGCTCGGCAGCTACTTACAGAATCTTATACAGATGAGTCTGCGCCTGACCCCGTTCACAGATAATTCATGGATTTCCTCCTGGACGTTGTTCTACTGGGCCTGGTGGATTTCCTGGGCACCGTTCGTCGGGTTATTTATCGCCCGCATCTCAAAAGGAAGAACAATTCGTGAATTCGTGCTTGCTGTCCTGTTTGTTCCGACATTGTTTAGCTGCCTATGGTTTACGGTGTTCGGTGGAACTGGATTGTATCAGGTGAGATTTGAAGGAAGTAATCTGGCACAGATAGCTCAGGAAGACGTCACAATGCCACTGTTCCTAATGCTGGAGACCTTGCCGCTCGGCACGATTCTCGCAGTCCTTGCGACGCTTCTAATCATTGTATTTTTTGTTACCTCCGCTGACTCCGCTACATTTGTGCTGGGTATGCTATCATCGAAAGGTGATTTGCATCCAGATGCAAAAATTAAAATTATCTGGGGTGTATTACAATCGGCCATTGCAGTCGTGTTGCTGATGAGCGGCGGCTTGAACGGCTTACAAACGGCCGCGATCGTTACCGCGCTGCCGTTTGCGATCATTTTGGTGGCTATGTGTTTCTCTATTGTTAAAGCGCTACAGCAAGAGGCAAAAGAAAAACGAAAAGAAGAAAAAGCGCTCCGTAGAAGGCTGGAGACGCTTTTGGAAGACGATTAG
- a CDS encoding Hsp20/alpha crystallin family protein, whose amino-acid sequence MPFIPGDRFRNLDTLKREFMNMFPDLIPESSSPRIDVYETETHVVASCEIPGIEKKEDIDIHIDDNMLTISGTINKMHEVREENLYRRERFSGRFERVVNLPSSVTAEDAKASYKNGILEIRMPKSLMDRRKKVDIDFL is encoded by the coding sequence ATGCCATTTATTCCTGGAGACCGCTTTCGGAATCTTGATACGTTGAAGAGGGAATTCATGAATATGTTCCCGGATTTGATACCGGAGTCATCTTCTCCGCGTATCGATGTGTATGAAACAGAGACGCATGTGGTGGCATCCTGCGAGATTCCCGGCATCGAGAAGAAAGAAGACATTGACATTCATATTGATGACAACATGCTGACAATCAGCGGCACCATTAATAAAATGCATGAGGTGCGGGAAGAGAATCTGTATCGTAGGGAACGATTTTCCGGCCGTTTCGAGCGTGTGGTGAATTTGCCAAGTTCGGTGACAGCCGAGGATGCAAAAGCGAGCTACAAGAACGGTATTCTGGAAATTCGAATGCCGAAATCGTTGATGGACCGCAGGAAAAAAGTCGACATTGATTTTCTATAA
- a CDS encoding alpha/beta fold hydrolase — MTRLQEDWCFNQGIKLHYLDSNPNDKKHLPLLICPGLSEPAENYVPFLSALPARRCIALSFRGRGKSDSPQKGYSLEHHVSDMEALVQHIGVEAFYLMGYSRGVSYALGYALQYPARIKGLLLAEYPAEHKEMPKGWADEYLVSYWGNKQGASLLKAHVVRGIEKDSRQIDFWDELKKIQCPTIIMRGTGEESLLSDKEAMRYVACLQPARSHIEVFEGAGHTIKDSDHEKFVEVVNQFLSNIDTRP; from the coding sequence ATGACACGACTACAAGAGGATTGGTGTTTCAATCAGGGTATAAAGCTCCATTATCTGGATAGTAATCCGAATGACAAAAAACATTTGCCTTTATTGATTTGTCCCGGCCTTTCCGAACCAGCAGAGAATTATGTGCCATTCCTATCAGCGTTGCCAGCAAGGCGATGCATCGCTCTTTCTTTTCGGGGAAGAGGGAAAAGCGACTCTCCTCAAAAAGGCTACTCTCTGGAGCATCATGTAAGCGATATGGAAGCCCTGGTTCAACATATAGGAGTAGAAGCCTTCTATCTTATGGGCTACTCAAGGGGTGTTTCTTATGCACTTGGGTACGCTCTTCAATATCCAGCACGTATTAAAGGACTGCTACTGGCAGAGTACCCGGCAGAACACAAGGAAATGCCTAAAGGCTGGGCAGATGAGTATTTAGTCAGTTACTGGGGAAATAAGCAGGGAGCAAGTTTATTGAAAGCTCATGTTGTCAGGGGAATTGAGAAGGATTCGAGACAAATTGATTTTTGGGATGAACTGAAGAAAATCCAATGCCCCACAATCATCATGCGAGGAACAGGAGAGGAATCCTTGCTTTCCGATAAGGAGGCTATGCGATATGTAGCCTGCCTGCAACCGGCGCGCTCTCATATAGAAGTATTCGAAGGAGCGGGCCATACGATTAAAGATTCTGATCACGAAAAATTTGTTGAAGTCGTAAATCAGTTTCTAAGCAACATAGACACCCGACCTTAG